CTGATATATTCTGCTGTAGCCTCATCAAATTTTTGGGTTCCGCCGGTTCCGGCATTGTTTATCAGCATAAATACTGAAAAGTTTGCATTGACCCAGGCTGCAAAATCCAATACATTTTTTTTGACGGAAAGGTCGGTTTCGTAAAAAAATACCTTTACCCCATATCGTTCAGAAATTTCTGAAGACAATTCCGAAAGTTCCTGTCCCGGCAGACTCATCAAAATCAGCGGTATATTATTTTTAGCCAGTTCATAGGCAAATGCCCTGCCCAAGCCTTGGCTGGCTCCGGTAACAACAGCATATCCGGTTTCATTTCCAGATGCAACTGTCTCGTCATTTTTTCGTAGCATGATTCACTTTTTATTCCAAAAGTATACTCTTGCCCTTATAAAAATGTTTGGATTTATAGAAACGAACTCTTTTTGAACACCCTATAATCAACTGTAAAATAAGCAGTTGAAAAATAAAAAGTTCCATTTTATAAATCAGAACTCTTTTTTCTGAATTCTGAAGGTGTGAGGTCCGTAAATTTTTTAAAAGTAATATTAAATGAGGTCTTGGAATTAAATCCCGATTCAAAGGCAATGCCTAAAATTGACAGGTTATTATTCCTGTTATCGGCTAACAATTCCTTTGCCTTTTCAATTCTGTATTTATTGATAAACTGAAAAAAGTTTTCATTAAATCCGGTGTTGATAACATACGAAAGCTGATGTGGTGTTACTTCCATCAATTGTGCAAGTTTTATCAAATTCAAATCACCATCAAGATAAGGAGCTTCAGATTGCATAACTCCTAACAAACGTTGTTTTATGAGTTCGGTTTCTTCATTGCCAAGCAGCTTGATTTTTGGGCCTTCATTAGTTTTGCTTTCTTCCTGAAATGAAAAAACAGTATCAGCCTGTTGTGTTCCTACCGGATACACTTCCTGCTGTTTTAAAGAATAGTAGGCTATAAAATAAATTGCTATAAGGAAAGCAAGGTTCAGATAAGTGCCCGGCCTTTCTGCAATAAATATAATATTGTATACCGTGATTATAATTCCGGAAGCCAATATGGTATAGGCAATGTATTTAAGCCAGTTTAGACTGATTGGGTAAGTATCTGAAGAAAATTGCTGGATTTTCCTTTGATGCCTGTTGATTATCTCACAGGAATACAGAGCATAGAATAAACTTTGTACCAGCATAATTACGGTTAACCACGCCCTCAGGATGTCTTTATCTGCCTTGTCATAAAAGTACGATAACGATAACAAGGCCAGGAACAGACCGGCCAACGGTAAATGTCTCAATTCTTTTAAGGAAAAAGAAAATCCAGGATTTGTAAAATGAACCGCACTATAATAAAATGTCAACGGAGTAAAAAACTGCAGGAAATTCAAAACAAATAAAAAAGGCTTGCCAATGGATGCTATTCCCAAAATCTCGGCAGCTTCATCTATCCAGAAAGTTCCCCACAAAAACAAAAATAATCCCAGCCATACATTCGCTTTCCTGTTGACTTTTAACGGATTGAAAATAACAAGCATAGTTAGCATGGCAAAGCCTCCTAACAGAAAAATTACAATCAATCGGTCAATATATATCATGGATAGTCAAAGCAATTATTTTTGTTTATGCATAAAACTCAAGTTTTCCAATCGTTTATGCCATCATTATATCTTATGTGTCCAAAGGTTGGCAACAGCTCATTTTCTCTGGTTATCGAGTATTCTATTGGCTGGTTAGGTATTTTACCTTCTTTCCAGCCCGCATAACATTCTTCCAGTTTTTGGATTTCTTCGTCTTTTGTCAGATTCATGTCCATACGATACAGCGTATTCAGCAATTCTTCCATTTCGGGAAGCGTATTTTTATCGGTATGAATCATAGGCGAAAGTCTTATAAACCGTTTTAATGCAGCGGCGTCTAATCCTTCTTTATAATCTTCCCCAAATAAAAACATAAAAGCTACATAGTTGGACCAGTCAGGCGGTTCATACAATATGGTTTTTGCCTGATTTACAATCGACATTTTAAAAAACTGCAATTGCGGCTTCCACAGCCAGAATTTATATTTTTTTCGGCGCTGTTTGATAGTTGTCTGTTTGATGTCATAAAACGTCTTTTTATCGTCATTCGACATCGATTTATTGGAAGTTCCTAAAGAAACCAGGGTTATAGAATCTCTTGGCACACCTGATTTTATGGCTTCAATGACTCCGGCAGCAATAGGGTTATTAAATCCACCTAAAGCGCCATCCCATAATTCAAAAAAGACTCCGGAATTCTTTGCTTTGAAACGGGCCGGAAAATCGAAATACTGTATTGGCGCATTTGAAGAACCGTGAATGGCCTGTGTGAGCTTTACCGAATCATAATAAGGACCGCCGCCATATGACCTGAAAAATTTCGCCCGATTATTTAAGGCGTCATAAGTACAGACGATTAGCTTTAAATCGGGTTTGCCAATAAAATCAGGAAGTTCGTTCATTTGTCTTTTGGCAGATTCCGTAAACAGTTCGCGAAACGCCTTTCCTTTTCTTTTGGAACTGTATTTTGGGCCTATACTTTTGATATAGTCTACGGGAAAAAAACGTTCCCAAAACGAATTTTTGCTAAAAATTTTTTCTCTGATTTTTTGGTCCTTGAAGAGTGCAATAGCCTTGTCTAAAGGCCAGTCTTCTACCAAAGCCGCAAGAATAATACTGCCTCCGGAATTAGCTATCACCATATCAAATTCTTTGAGAATTGCATGGCCAGTCTTGTCGGGATATCTGTCTTTTAAGGTGAGTAACTGTAGTAATGACCAGCTTCCGCCTCCGTCAAGCGATAGTATTTTATACATCTTGCTAATTTATGAGCTTCTAATTTAGTTATAAAAATAAGTGCTTTTGTGCTGGTATCAAAAAATAGCGGAAAAATAATGATGCTTGTTGTGCTAAGGAGAATTATTTTCACGCAAAGACGCAACGTCGCAAAGTATTAAATCTATTAGCTTTATAAGTTTATTAGAAATTTTTAAATCAAATACAATTATTATGTTTCTGAAAATAAAATAATTGATTAAGTTTATTTAAAGTCTTTTAATAACCTTTTCCGGATAATCTGTAATGATGCCATCAACCTTTAATTCAATCATTTTGTCGATGTCTTTTTCGTCATTTACAGTCCACGGGATTAATCTCATATTAAGTTTCCTGACTGAATCAACCAAAGCTTGATTGACTTGTCCGTAATGCGGACTATATATCTGCGGCTTGAAATCCAATTTTGACAAATTCTTTGTAAGTCCCTTATCGCCCGCTAAAATCGCGATAGTCACATCAGGATATTTTTTATGCAAAGCATTTAGTATGGCCGGGTCAAAAGACTGGATATTACTTCTGTTTTGTATTTCTTTTTTCTTAACAATTTCCATCACCATTGCAACAAATACGTCCGGTTGCGGTTGGGATTTGTCGTATTGGTCTGCCCCTGACTTGATTTCAATATTATAACGAATGGGTTTGCCTGGTCTGTGTTTAGCTGTATAGGCTTCCATATCGTCAATCAGTTCTGAAAACAATGGCTTATAGGCCTTGAATTTTTGCTGTTCCGGAAAATGCGTATTTCCTTTGGAACCAATATCAAACTTACGAATACTGTCATAAGGCATCTGATATAAATTATAAGACCTTTCCTTTTCACGGGTAACAGGCATCCCGTTAGGGAGCGATACATATTCGGAAGACATAAAAGGTTCATGAGAAACCACCACCTTTTTATCTCCGGAAATAACAACATCAAGTTCAATTACGTCAGCGCCTTTGTCAATAGCACTACGAAAAGCTTCCAGGCTGTTTTCAGGAAAATGCCCTCTGTCTCCACGATGGCCCTGAACTTCGATGTGTGATAATTTTGCAGTAGCAGTATTATGGGCTATGTTGCAAGAGGTAGCTGCCCAACAGGCAACCAAAAGAAAAGCGGGATATTTTTTCATTATTCAGTAGGTAATTGATTGGAAAAAGACAAATCCTTTCCGAACAAATATACAACATTCCCCCTACTTTGACTGGTTAGTATTTTACAAACTTAGCCGTTGCAGTTCCTTCATCAGAATAAATCCTGATAACATAATTTCCTGAAGCCAGATTAGATATGTCCAATACTTTGGTGTCGAAAGTGCTACTGAACGTCCTTACCGGTTGCCCCATTATATTATATACAGTCACAGATTTTATCAAAATTTCATCCTTATTTGTAATAGTTATAAAATCACTTGAAGGATTTGGAAAAATCATAAAACGGTTTGAAAATTCATAATCCTTGTCACTAAGCGATTCGATTCTGGTGGTTACTCTTTCTGTCATAACCGGCAAATTAAAATCAAAATAAATACTGGCGGCATTGCTAAAACTATCGCCCGGAGCCAAAGACGGCTTAGTCTTAATTTTAAAAGCAATATAACCATCATTAATATGGTCATAAAAAGGGAGATTGATGTCTTTAAAAACAAATTCAATCTTATTGGTATTGCTAATCTTGGTACTAAAATTATGGCTGCTTTCTATGGTTGAAAGGGTACTTATATCAAAACGTTCCGTATCGATAAGGTCTTTTACTACAATATCTTTTGCAACAAAATTGCCGGTGTTCTCAAAGCGTATAATATAATGCACATATTGCCCAATTATGGAAGAAGAAACCGAAAGTCCCTGAAGACAGGTTTTGTCATTAGGGTCAAAAGAATTAACTACTTTCTGGCGTAAGACAATCGTATTGTCTTCTGGCACAGCGTCTAATGAAGGTGTGATTATTGTAACTTTATAGTTAAGAATGTCTCCGCTATTAAGAGAAGGATTATCCGTTGGCCTATTCAATATAAAACGCAGTGCAATAGTACGCGATTCAAAAGGTTTTAAATTAGAAAAAGACCATATCAAACGTCCAGGATTCTGTGCTGTTGATGTGGTTATTTCAGGGTGAATTATTGTAGCATCGAATTCCAATTGAATATTTCCGGATTGTGTTCTGGTACCTTTATTTCTATATGAAATAGCGTAATTGGCTACATTCCCAGGCACTGCATCATTTAAAGGCAATAAGGTGATTTCAACGTCAGGATATTCTCCTTTTGATTTCAGGCAAAAAAGCTGCTCTAAAGAACCTGAGGGTTGGTCAGGAAATGAATACGTCATACTTGGTGGCGAAACATCAAAATAATCCGGGTTAGCGAGAAGAGGAATAATGGTTGTGTTGCCATCCAGCAATGGTAAATTATATTGCCCGCTCCTATCTGAAAAATATACCGTTTCAGTTGTTCCGCGAATTAATTTATAACCGGCAAAGGAAACAACGGTATCTTCTGCATCACAGCCATTCATGTCATCATCAAAAGTTGTACTGCTCTTCACGACATTATAATTACCACCCGGTGTAAAAGAGCAGTAAGAATTGACTCCGCATTCAAGACCAGGCAGTGCTGCCAACCATGCTTCTATCATATCTATCTCATCTTCATCGGCACAGATATAGCGAAGACGGGGCACAGTGGATAATGAATGCTCAAAAAAAGCTGTATTATCCTTTCCGTTTTTTATAAAAAGCGAAGTAAGTAATGGGTTGGAACCAAACTCCAACACTTCAACACCCGGACATTGGGTAATATCCAAAGATGACAGCCTGTTACCGTCAAAACTAGCCGACCTTAGTTCCTTATCTGCAAGAACCGTTAATGCACCGCTAAGTCCGTAATTACTGCATGGTAAAGAATCAAGCCGTTCAAATCCTCGTAAATCTAAAGTGGCCAATGGATTACTTCTAAAGTTAAGCCTCCCGATACTCAGCTCCGGACAACCATAAACCTTTAAATATTCTAACTGGTTGTTCGCAAGACTTAGCTCTGTTATTGCCGGACCGGAAACTGTCAGCGACAACAGTTTATTATTGTCTGCAATTACACTAACCAATTCCGGATAGTCAACCAGATTGCTGAGCGAAACCAATCGATTATTATGCAGCAACAGCCGTTTTAATTTAGTAAGTCCTGTAAAATCTAAAGCAGTCAGGACGTTATTAGAGCAATTGAGTTCTTCTAACGTTGTTTGGGCCGATAGGTCCAATTGTGCCAATCGGTTGTTATGGCAATAAAGTTTTTTGATAAAGTTTCCGGCTAATTGTAAGATTGCCAGTTGATTATTCTGACATTCCAAATCACGTAGCCTGGCCAGTCCGGTTAGATTAAGAATACTCAATCGGTTAAAAGAGCATTCCAAATCGCGAAGACGACTGTTCACTGAAAGATTCAAATCCGTTAGGGAATTATAAGAACAATACAGATACTCAAGGTTAGGAGAATTGTTTATATTTAGCGAAATCAAAGCGTTATGCCGGCAGTCAATAAAATTCAGCCCTGGATTATTCAGCACCAGGCTTTCGAGTTTGTTGTTGGCACAGGAAAGACTGTATAGTTTTGAGCAGGCTGATAAGTCTAATGAAACAATTTTGTTGTTTGCACATTGCAATGATGTCAATGAAGGTAAATCTGAGGTTGGAACAGAACTTAATTGGTTATCATTGCATAGTAAGGTAGTGATTGCCGTAAAATATTCAATTCCCTTTAAATTGGCAATTGAAGAAGACGATACATTGATATAACTAACTGCCAAAGCTTCTGCTGCTTCAATCTCACCATTTTCATTACTATCAATACGGAAGTATTGTCCCTGCCTGTTTTTGGCAATCTCATTCCCGGCATCAGCAGCCAGCAGTTTTGCCTTAAAATTAGCATCGGGAATATATAGCCCTTGACCCTTCATGCTTTGCCAAAAGCAAAACACCAAGAGGGCGTAATATAGTTTTTTCATGGGGGTATATTTACAAAGCGTAAATATATCTTAAAAAAATCATAAAAACCCACTTTTTGGGAAGTTAATTTAAAGAATCCTTATTAAATCATTCAATATGCAATCATTTCAATTTCAAAGCAGTTTATTCTTTTCCAAATAAACTATTAATACGTTTAGGTGCTTTAAAACGATATCCAATATAAAATTCCAAGAACTGCTGTTGGTCTGCTACATGTATTTGGGCATCAGAGTTGTATGAAAATGAATTCAGGCTTGTAGCGGCTCCGGCAAAAAAACGTTCCGTATTATAACCCAATGTTAATCTAAACAGTGTTTGAAAAGAAAGACCATCTATAACTTCATCGGGTTTATTGTCATTGTAAACCGTTCTTGTGCTATTAAATCCCAACCCCGCATAGGCACCTGCTGATACAAGCCATTTGTTGCGTATAATCCAATTATAATAATATCCAGGACCAACAGCTATATCAAAAATATGGTCTTTGCTGGGTTCGTTGTTTTTAATTTGCGTAAAATAGTAACTAATGCTGGGCACAAAACTGCCCGCGCTTTTTTGCTGCCATTCACTTTGTAGAAAAATTGTCCGAAACGAAAAATCCGGATTAAAGACATAAGAGGTGCTTCCTCCTATCTTTTGTACTTGAAAATGAGGAAACAGTATATTATTTTCTATTCCAATATCTTTCCTGTCTATATAAAACCCTTTAGTTTTTACATATTGTAACTCTTGCATCCAGGAACCAAAATAGAGTCGTGTTCCAAAATTATAAAACTTCGTATGTCCTCTAAGAGCGTCATCTTTATTGAAGCGAAGAAACTCTGGCGTATAGCCCAAATCTATTTCAATAAACTTATAAATTAGCGTTAGTGTTGAACGCAGCCGTTGATTGGGTGACAAAGTAAAATCCAGATGATTTGTTCTGTCTTTCACACGAAACGAATTAAAACTATTACTGAGTCCAAGACGTAGTTTGATATGGTTGTCATATTTTTCTATACGCTTTTCAGGCTTTTGCACAGCAACAGTATCTCCTATTTGCGCCTGACAAATAGTGGCATAAAAAACGATAAAAAACAGGGCATATTTTTTTACCATCTCGTATTCCTATTCTTTTATGCAAGATACAAATTAACACTTTAAAATAAGATGGAGTTATATAATATTGGCATTTTTGTAATTTGCATACAACTCAAAATAACTAAGTATGAACAATACAAGAATATATAAAATGTCATTTGCAAGCGTTTATCCGCACTATATTCAAAAAGTTGAGAAAAAAGGACACACCAAAGAAGAATTAGACACTATTATTTTTTGGCTGACGGGATATGACGAAAAAAGTCTCCAACAAGTAATCGAACAAAAGACAGATTTTGAAACTTTTTTTGCCAAAGCTCCACAAATCAACCCTAACGTTTCAAAAATCACAGGAGTCATCTGCGGTTACCTTGTTGAAGATATCGAAGATAAACTGATGCAACAAATTCGTTATCTGGACAAGCTGGTCGATGAATTGGCCAAAGGAAAAGCAATGGAAAAGATTTTAAGGCAATAACGAACACAATAAGTCATTATTGCTTTTCAACTATAGACTTTCGACTTTCGACTATCAACTAAAAAACTACTAACATTCTTTAAGTTTTTCATGATGAAAAAAATTAAAGAATTAGTAAGGCTGTTTTACGTAAAAGGTTTTTATTTTGTTTTAGAAAATAAATCAAGAAAAGTGCACTTCAACCATTAATAATATCTGTTAATCGATATTTTATAACATATTGTGGATTTTACACCCTAACTTAAGCCAAAATAAAATTTATTTGTTAGTTTTGCAATATATAATAAAAAAGAATACATAAATAGTATTCCGCACGTTAGCAACGACAATATAACCTTTGCTTAACAAAACAGGTAAGAATACCAAAACTTGTATGCTGATTTGGCCGAACAACACTCCCACCAGGTCTTATCTAAAGCATGACAAACAGACTATTTTTTAATTACTAGCTGATAATGCAGATGTCAAACCCGATATCAGGCTATAAATTAACAGTTTATTCTCACATGCCTAACGTATTCTAACGGCATAGAAGAAGCAACGCTGATATTATAGTTAGATGTTCAGGTTATTTCCGATATCACAGAATCAGATGTAATCGCTATTCTCAGATCCTGGAGCAGGAACTTGCGAATACCCTAATATGTCATATTCCTCCCTGTATTTGAATTTTGTTTGCAACACATTTTATTAGCATACCAAATAATTACTCCTGAAAAAAGCCTAAGCCAATCAATTCATTTTACGCCGTACCTGTTAATTAATTTCAATGGTTAAACCGTTAAAACTAAAAACATGAACATTCAAAACGCTTGTTTAATATTATTGTTTATGAGTCTTAGCCTTAATGGCTTTGCACAACAAACGGGTATAAATACTAAAAATCCGCAAGGCACATTACATGTTGATCCGGCCATGAACAACTCTCTCACCGGATTACCAACAATTGCACAACAGACAGACGATTTTATAATTACGAATACGGGTAATGTAGGTATTGGCACGATAACTCCCAATACCAGATTACACATTAACAGTACTACCTCTGGTGCATTGCGTATTGAGGATGGCACACAGGCTGCCAACAGGTTATTGGTTAGTGATGTCAATGGAAGAGGTATATGGATTACTCCTGCTGTTACAAAAGATGTGACGATGTGTAATTTTCCCTCTCCTGCTCAAACAATAACTTTGACAGGAACAAATAATGGAGGAACTGCCAATCCTGTATATTCCAATCTCTATTTGGATCTTGAGCCTGGCAGATGGATAGTAAATGCCGGTATTACGCTGGAAAATTTACCAACAGGCACAATACAGGGCTGGGGGCATGCGTGGCTTTCTACAAATAACTCTGGCGCTCCGGCACAAAATGGTTTTACTCATTTAGGAGCGGCCGGCAACAATACTTCTTATGCAGGCGTACTGCAGGGTGCTTTTTTAACCTATACGCCTGCAACGCCAAAAGTGGCTTTTATATCCGGCACCTCGATCATACAGGTTAACGGCACATCAACCTTGCGTATTTTTCTTATGCTGGAGAGATTTAGCTATACCTACAGGACAAATGCACCGCAAAATTATTTTTATGCTGTGCCCGTTAACTAATTACGACAAAACATCCGGCACTATTTATAACTAATACTTAAATATGAAAATTAAAGACATGAAAATACTAAACATTTGCTTATGGTTGCTATTCATTGGTTTTAGTTTTAATAGCTTTGCACAAACCGGCATTAATACCAAAAACCCTTGGGGTACATTACATGTTGATCCGGCAAAAAACACTCCTGCTACCGGAACAGTTACAACGCAACAAACTGATGATTTTATTGTTGATGACAATACAGGAAATGTAGGTATTGGTACAGTTTCACCTATTACTAAACTGCATATTAATAACGGAACCCCCAATCCGTCTATCACTATAACCGATGGTACCCAAGGTGTTGACAAAATACTCACTTCTGATGCCAATGGTGTAGCCACCTGGGTTATGCCTCCGCTTATCACATCAGCAGTATTAGGCACTTTTCCAAGTATCAGTTTACCGGTAACACCAACCGGAGCAACAGACCCCCCTATTTTCTCAACGCTAAGGATTGCTTTAAAACCCGGAAAATGGATAGTCAATGTAGGTTTGGTTTTTGATACTCTAGGTAGTGTAACATTCCTGCAAAACGCTTATTTGTCTACATCCTTGACAGGTGCAGTAACACAAACTAACTTTAGTCATTCAGGGCCAGGTGGTTCCAACACCTCTTATGTTGGTGTGATTACAGGCTCAGTAACTTATACGCCAAATACCGCAAGCGACAGAAAAAGCTATATCACAGGCAGCTCAATTATTCAGGTTACAGGTTCACCAATTAGTGTTATCAATCTAAGATTACAGAACCAACCAGCAGGATACTATAGATTTGACCCTTATGCCCCTGAAAATTATTTTTATGCCATTCCTATTAACTAGAATCTATCCGTTGGTTTCGCTATAAAATAATATAATTACCATCGTCCAAATATTCTGGCAGCAAAAAAAATAGAAAATGAGTACACGACAGATCTTTTTAATAGCATTGTTTATAGGCTTTAGCCTTAATAACTTTGCACAACAAACCGGGATAAATACTAAAAATTCCCAGGGAACACTGCATGTTGATGCGGCTCATAACAACCCGGTAACAGGAACACCCACAACACAACAAACAGACGATTTTATTGTTGACGAAACCACGGGCAATGTAGGTATAGGTACTATCTCTCCTAGTACTAAATTACACGTCATTAGCAGTACACCTGGCGCGCTGACCATTGCAGATGGTACTCAAGACGATAACAATGTATTGTTGAGCGATGCTGCAGGCAACGGAAAATGGGTAAGCCATCCTATTATGAGACCTAATGTCAGAGGCAAAGCCATAGCAACCGATATATATTCTGATGGTAATCCTGCAACACCTTACCGCTATACCGGTTTCAGCATCATCCTAACCGAAGGCGATTGGATAGTAAATGCCGGCCTTACATTTACCGAACTGGGAAGAAAAAGAGATGTCAGCCCGAATGTAAGTACGAATGTCGCTTTTTGGCAAAGAGCCTACCTTTCATCAACCAATAGCAGCACGGCGCTATCGCAGACCAACTTCAGCCATTTGGGACCCGCAGGCAACAATACCTGTTATGGCGGTCCAATGTATGGCCTTAATAATCGTGGTGTCTATGAAATCGGATATATTACCGGGAGTTCAGTAATCAGAGTACCCGCCAACACAAAGGCTACAATTTTTTTAATGATTGAAAACCAGCCGGTTTGGTATTACAGATACAATTCAGCTTATTATGAAAACTATTTTTATGCCATACCTATTACACAGTAATAAGAAAAACAGCAACAGTTTTTTAAGCGCAACAAATAAAACCTGGCATAGTTTGTGCCATTTCGATAAAAAAATAAATCTTAAAAATGAAAAAAATGAAATTACAGTTTGCAATACTTTTTTTGAGCATCAGTGCGTTATCCTTCGCTCAAAAAACCGTTACAATGAAGATAAAAGAAAATACCGTTCCTTGTGAAGGTGTAGCTCCTATGAATTGTATGCAGGTAAAAGAAGGAACTGCCAAAGAATGGAGTAACTTTTATAGTACCATAGAAGGTTTTGATTATCAGCCCGGATATGAATATAAGTTAAAGGTAATCAAAACCAAAAGACAGGGCAACATTCCTGCTGATGCTTCTGCCTATACTTACAGTTTAAAAAAACTGGTTTACAAGAAACAGATCAAAACTGCCAATGAAAGCTATTTAGACAAGAAAATGATTTTAAGCCAAATAAACGGCAAAAACATTAATAAGGGCAAAGTATACCTGACTATCGATAAGGCTAAAAATGCTATTTATGGCAAAAGTGGCTGTAACCGTTTCAATGCAGGCTACCAACTAAAAGGCAACCAAATACAAATAAATCTGTTAATGGGTACCTTAATGGCTTGTGACCCGGAAAGCATGCAACTGGAACAGGAATTTAAAACCGCTATGGAAAACAAAAAATTTGAAATCCACACACAAGGTACTGCAGTACATTTTAAGGATCCGAAAACAAAAAAGGTTATCCTGGCTTTTACGATTCCTACGGAAGATGAAATTTGGGCAGCTATTGACGGTAAAAAATGGAAACTGATACAAATGGATAATGTGGGAAAGGACTATGGAAAAGCAGGGCTTCAATTTGATGCAAAAAGCAAAAAAATAACCGGAAATAGTGGTTGTAACAATTTCTTTGGTACTTTTAGTACTGTGAAAGACCAGATTACTTTTTCAGCTTTAGCCGGAACAAAAATGGCATGCATAGATAAAGATGCTGCAGCTACTGAAACAAAAATGCGACACTATCTTTCTGAAACAACATTACGATTTGATGTTGCAGAAGAGACACTCAATTTTTATAAAGATGACAAATTAGTCTTAGTATTTGTTAAACAATAAAGTTCCTTGCCAATAAAAACAATTTAAATAGTAATTAATAACAGCCTAATGAAAATCGATTTAAGAAGCGATACGCTTACACTACCTACTCCACAAATGCAAGAAGCAATGAATAAAGCTCCTTTAGGGGATGATGTCTATGGAGAAGACCCGTCAGTAAATGCCTTAGAAGAAAAAGCCGCAAAGATGTTTGGAATGGAAGCTGCTTTGTTTTGTCCAACAGGCACCATGACCAACCAACTGGCAATAAAAGTGCATACGCGCCCGGGCGATGAGGTAATTTGTGATAAACTTTCCCACATCTATTTGTATGAAGGTGGCGGTATAGCCATGAATGCATTCTCTTCTGTCAGACCTTTGGAAGGTGATCTGGGAAGGATAACCGCTAAAATGGTAGAAGAAAACATCAATAATGCCAATGATGTACACCAACCCATTACACGAATGGTATCTCTTGAAAACACTGTAAATAAAGGAGGTGGAAGCATTTATGATTTTAATGAAATCAAAAAAATCAAGGAAGTATGTCATGCTAATGGCATTATCTTACATTTAGACGGGGCAAGACTCTTCAATGCCCTGATAGAAACCGATCAAACTCCGTTAGACTACGGAAAAACTTTTGACAGCATTTCTATATGTCTTTCAAAAGGACTTGGTTGCCCTGTAGGTTCATTTCTATTGGGTAAAAAAACTTTTATTGACCAGGCCAGACGTTATCGAAAAGCCATGGGTGGTGGCTGGAGACAAGCCGGAGCATTGGCTGCAGCAGGTATTTATGCGCTTGATAATCATATCACCTTATTAAAAGATGACCATCGCAGAGCAAAGGAAATAGGGAAAATGTTAGCTGCAAATTCCTGGGTTGAGAAAGTCTATCCCGTAAGCACAAATATTATTCTGGCACAATTGCCTCAAAATATTACTTCTACTGATTTTGTAGAAAAACTGAAG
The sequence above is drawn from the Flavobacterium lindanitolerans genome and encodes:
- a CDS encoding META domain-containing protein; its protein translation is MKLQFAILFLSISALSFAQKTVTMKIKENTVPCEGVAPMNCMQVKEGTAKEWSNFYSTIEGFDYQPGYEYKLKVIKTKRQGNIPADASAYTYSLKKLVYKKQIKTANESYLDKKMILSQINGKNINKGKVYLTIDKAKNAIYGKSGCNRFNAGYQLKGNQIQINLLMGTLMACDPESMQLEQEFKTAMENKKFEIHTQGTAVHFKDPKTKKVILAFTIPTEDEIWAAIDGKKWKLIQMDNVGKDYGKAGLQFDAKSKKITGNSGCNNFFGTFSTVKDQITFSALAGTKMACIDKDAAATETKMRHYLSETTLRFDVAEETLNFYKDDKLVLVFVKQ
- a CDS encoding threonine aldolase family protein, whose protein sequence is MKIDLRSDTLTLPTPQMQEAMNKAPLGDDVYGEDPSVNALEEKAAKMFGMEAALFCPTGTMTNQLAIKVHTRPGDEVICDKLSHIYLYEGGGIAMNAFSSVRPLEGDLGRITAKMVEENINNANDVHQPITRMVSLENTVNKGGGSIYDFNEIKKIKEVCHANGIILHLDGARLFNALIETDQTPLDYGKTFDSISICLSKGLGCPVGSFLLGKKTFIDQARRYRKAMGGGWRQAGALAAAGIYALDNHITLLKDDHRRAKEIGKMLAANSWVEKVYPVSTNIILAQLPQNITSTDFVEKLKQNEVYCVSFGKHLVRFVTHIDFTDEQLEVLRTRLAF
- a CDS encoding DUF2200 domain-containing protein, coding for MNNTRIYKMSFASVYPHYIQKVEKKGHTKEELDTIIFWLTGYDEKSLQQVIEQKTDFETFFAKAPQINPNVSKITGVICGYLVEDIEDKLMQQIRYLDKLVDELAKGKAMEKILRQ
- a CDS encoding DUF4421 family protein, with translation MVKKYALFFIVFYATICQAQIGDTVAVQKPEKRIEKYDNHIKLRLGLSNSFNSFRVKDRTNHLDFTLSPNQRLRSTLTLIYKFIEIDLGYTPEFLRFNKDDALRGHTKFYNFGTRLYFGSWMQELQYVKTKGFYIDRKDIGIENNILFPHFQVQKIGGSTSYVFNPDFSFRTIFLQSEWQQKSAGSFVPSISYYFTQIKNNEPSKDHIFDIAVGPGYYYNWIIRNKWLVSAGAYAGLGFNSTRTVYNDNKPDEVIDGLSFQTLFRLTLGYNTERFFAGAATSLNSFSYNSDAQIHVADQQQFLEFYIGYRFKAPKRINSLFGKE